The Arachis hypogaea cultivar Tifrunner chromosome 19, arahy.Tifrunner.gnm2.J5K5, whole genome shotgun sequence genome has a window encoding:
- the LOC112780115 gene encoding uncharacterized protein, with translation MGPIDFGRVRVAMRATKKTNEEPKRFEMFIATRSSRKRKEVDVETQTTVEDFQHRQAADETEEEAFEALFGKEQPGRLRLYGRSVTKSDLKNHDEINEIKNQHKEEVSGLKDKLGHMEAK, from the exons ATGGGGCCAATCGATTTTGGAAGAGTACGAGTGGCTATG CGagcaacaaagaaaacaaacgagGAACCAAAAAGGTTTGAGATGTTCATTGCTACCCGATCAAGTCGGAAGAGGAAAGAAGTGGATGTGGAAACACAAACTACTGTT GAAGACTTCCAACACCGCCAAGCTGCTGATGAAACAGAAGAGGAAGCATTTGAGGCTTTATTCGGGAAAGAACAACCAGGTCGGTTAAGGTTGTATGGAAGATCTGTGACAAAAAGTGATTTAAAAAATCACGATGAAATTAATGAAATCAAGAATCAGCACAAAGAAGAAGTGTCTGGTCTGAAGGATAAACTTGGACACATGGAGGCCAAATAG